One Mya arenaria isolate MELC-2E11 chromosome 7, ASM2691426v1 genomic window carries:
- the LOC128241521 gene encoding uncharacterized protein LOC128241521 — MELRSRRLLESRKKAKHTIPLKIRPKERIAKPDGMKRTASYGEKTRSEFGLCATKRTRNSMKEENDNDEQILFPFEKLRHKTPLQSQNSVVTKDNPRSSTSTRYYPGRNGSTTEAHVPLPRAIPSLQISAWQRTRENLISDPERLERKKTYGKKILDPTMRSTSTVDLSSRSELVSRTCTADRNFEITSKDMYFFPCVRNKAKTFKVYSYVRRRIDEAIKLCKDDTRSPMLCSPNICIIFPDNRPGTSTNYCEAFNDTQDETFEKILDEDQSVIVSVGANEEYFATLRQQAEVKLMPPIICKVTCENPTNMCTAGKHIYRKSWGFECFEKDLSKENVVACIDDVLEYYAFEMLDRATKHLPESGEKTSRVVGQLKSFCSQIMPEPELLKREKTGHTITRMAQISKKVLALAQVFACDVTKDSLKVMILERDETALEEVTHNLTKMGLSDEEYFVQIVNIRPLAIGQITSGAEVSVQGSAHQGTLGGFAKFRHNNTAKTHVVAITAGHVVNGHVPLHICVNNQTIGTVMEDESTYDISIAKVTAPEYDTRFKTESGDFGFAELCHLNQDDLRYKAVHFHGATTDLAKGNISATDIGDSFAGGYILMEICNEENSAFAKPGDSGAMILMERDPRDSENMFALGTLVGEVVPRNENNADESAGARRAKLPVEQANQTFVQLTDNPPLSEDPTPSIDPTRSEDVPPSDNTRSSSHPMTFTTQSEDHMTSQKPTHSEVQTTSENPTPSEDQIAMGGIMSAEGSLPMKDDVLAHNTNPSTDTLKTYAIVPLKNGFDQLSKKHGGSLELFAMPEMNNETILL; from the exons ATGGAACTGCGTTCAAGACGTTTGTTAGAATCCCGCAAGAAAGCAAAACATACAATACCGCTAA AGATACGCCCAAAAGAAAGAATTGCAAAGCCTGATGGTATGAAGAGAACAGCCTCATATGGAGAGAAGACACGG AGTGAGTTTGGCCTCTGCGCGACAAAAAGGACACGGAATTCTATGAAAGAAGAAAACGACAATGACGAACAAATAttgtttccttttgaaaaattaagacataagACGCCATTGCAATCACAAAATAGTGTTGTGACGAAG GATAATCCCAGAAGTAGCACGAGTACAAGGTATTATCCTGGGCGAAATGGGTCTACAACGGAAGCACATGTTCCTCTACCGCGCG caatacCCTCGTTACAAATTTCTGCTTGGCAAAGAACCAGAGAGAATCTTATATCAGACCCTGAAAggttagaaagaaaaaaaacatatggaAAGAAAATATTG GATCCTACCATGAGAAGTACAAGTACAGTGGACTTGTCTTCGAGGAGTGAACTGGTATCACGGACCTGTACTGCAGACAGAAATTTCGAAATAACTTCCAAGGATAT GTATTTCTTTCCCTGTGTGCGAAATAAAGCAAAAACCTTTAAAGTGTACAGCTACGTACGAAGACGAATAGATGAGGCAATCAAGCTATGCAAAGATGACACAAGAAGTCCAATGCTTTGTTCACcaaatatttgtatcatattTCCTGACAACCGTCCAGGAACAAGCACCAATTACTGCGAAGCATTTAATGATACCCAagatgaaacatttgaaaagattcTCGACGAAGACCAATCTGTGATTGTGTCCGTCGGAGCAAACGAAGAATATTTTGCAACGCTTAGACAACAAGCTGAGGTCAAACTGATGCCACCAATTATTTGCAAAGTAACGTGTGAAAATCCGACCAATATGTGCACAGCAG gcaaacatatttatagaaaatcGTGGggatttgaatgttttgaaaaggatttatCGAAAGAAAACGTGGTGGCATGTATTGATGATGTGCTGGAATACTACGCATTTGAGATGCTAGACAGAGCTACTAAACATCTCCCCGAATCAG GTGAGAAAACATCAAGGGTTGTTGGTCAACTGAAAAGCTTCTGTAGTCAAATAATGCCAGAGCCCGAATTGTTGAAGAGGGAAAAGACAGGACACACAATTACAAGAATG GCGCAGATTTCGAAGAAGGTTTTGGCTCTGGCGCAAGTTTTTGCATGTGATGTTACGAAAGACTCCTTGAAAGTGATGATCCTTGAGAGGGACGAGACAGCACTGGAAGAAGTAACACACAATTTGACAAAGATGGGACTTTCAGATGAAgaatattttgtacaaattgtaaatattagACCACTAGCAATTGGACAAATCACAAGCGGCGCAGAGGTATCTGTTCAAGGATCAGCACATCAGGGAACACTCGGAGGTTTCGCAAAGTTTAGACATAACAACACAGCTAAGACTCACGTTGTTGCAATCACTGCCGGACATGTTGTTAATGGTCACGTCCCGTTGCATATTTGTGTCAATAATCAAACAATTGGGACGGTTATGGAAGATGAAAGCACATATGATATTTCCATAGCAAAAGTAACTGCTCCGGAATACGACACTCGTTTCAAGACGGAAAGCGGGGACTTTGGTTTTGCGGAGTTGTGTCATTTAAACCAAGATGACCTAAGATATAAAGCCGTTCATTTTCATGGCGCCACTACTGATCTTGCAAAAGGAAATATATCGGCGACAGACATCGGAGATTCGTTTGCAGGTGGGTATATCTTGATGGAAATATGTAACGAAGAAAACTCAGCATTTGCTAAGCCAGGAGACAGTGGAGCAATGATTCTTATGGAACGAGATCCGCGGGATTcagaaaatatgtttgcttTAGGAACATTAGTCGGAGAAGTCGTCCCGcgaaatgaaaataatgcagATGAATCAGCAGGTGCAAGACGCGCGAAACTACCAGTCGAGCAGGCAAACCAAACGTTTGTTCAATTAACAGACAATCCGCCACTCTCAGAAGATCCAACGCCATCGATTGATCCAACACGTTCAGAAGATGTACCACCCTCAGACAATACAAGGTCATCTTCACATCCAATGACCTTCACCACACAATCTGAAGATCATATGACATCACAAAAACCCACCCACTCTGAAGTTCAAACGACCTCTGAAAATCCAACACCCTCAGAAGATCAAATAGCCATGGGAGGTATAATGTCCGCGGAAGGTTCTTTACCAATGAAAGATGATGTACTCGCTCATAACACTAATCCATCCACCGATACTCTCAAAACGTATGCAATTGTTCCCCTGAAAAACGGATTCGATCAACTTTCGAAGAAACATGGTGGCAGTCTCGAACTATTTGCAATGCCTGAAATGAATAACGAAACCATATTATTGTAG